One segment of Anatilimnocola aggregata DNA contains the following:
- a CDS encoding RING finger protein: MFTTPVLNLPGSGVVPAGSDACERGVAVECIGVLLLVGLVVVLAAFGVFSQTAARFERWNSALAAVAQRFGGTLTRGGWFSNPMLRIPYGTTYARLSVYAMPGSSGRKCLEMIVQWSDIDVFVALVPRLTRRQIAVDLRNFSEVEFDWDDFRARWTVWAEAADEARLLLSTGVRVQLERVSKSPDASETVVLVYPGWLVVRKVWESSRTHDLERYVEMSLGLYDQLLLTKSEGIEFVASDEPQIIDQANCHICGERMLGEIVVCRRCQTPHHRDCWEYAGGCATYGCRETIYLVPRRGISQPAPASDELPPGRPSKPR; encoded by the coding sequence GTGTTTACAACGCCTGTGCTGAACCTGCCGGGTTCGGGCGTTGTCCCTGCAGGCAGCGATGCCTGCGAGAGGGGAGTGGCGGTGGAGTGCATTGGGGTTTTACTGCTGGTTGGTTTGGTGGTCGTGCTCGCCGCATTTGGTGTCTTCAGCCAAACAGCAGCCCGGTTCGAGCGCTGGAATAGCGCCTTGGCGGCCGTGGCTCAGCGGTTCGGCGGCACTCTCACCCGCGGCGGTTGGTTCAGCAATCCCATGCTGCGAATTCCTTACGGCACGACCTACGCGCGGCTGTCCGTCTATGCGATGCCCGGCTCCTCGGGGCGCAAATGCCTCGAAATGATCGTGCAGTGGTCCGATATCGATGTTTTCGTGGCTCTCGTCCCACGGCTGACGCGGCGGCAAATCGCGGTCGACCTGCGCAACTTTTCCGAGGTCGAATTTGATTGGGACGACTTCCGCGCGCGCTGGACCGTCTGGGCCGAAGCGGCCGACGAAGCGCGCTTGCTACTTAGCACTGGCGTGCGCGTCCAACTCGAACGCGTGAGCAAGAGCCCCGACGCCAGCGAAACCGTCGTCTTGGTTTATCCCGGCTGGCTCGTCGTTCGCAAGGTTTGGGAATCGTCGCGCACGCACGACCTGGAACGTTACGTCGAAATGTCGCTCGGGCTGTACGACCAACTGCTGCTGACCAAGAGCGAGGGAATCGAGTTTGTGGCCAGCGATGAGCCGCAGATCATCGATCAGGCGAATTGTCATATCTGCGGCGAACGGATGCTCGGCGAGATCGTGGTCTGCCGCCGTTGCCAGACGCCGCATCACCGCGATTGCTGGGAGTATGCCGGGGGCTGTGCCACGTATGGCTGCCGCGAGACAATCTATCTGGTGCCGCGGCGAGGCATCTCACAGCCCGCGCCGGCCAGCGATGAATTACCACCGGGTCGACCGAGCAAACCGCGCTAA